One window from the genome of Oncorhynchus kisutch isolate 150728-3 linkage group LG21, Okis_V2, whole genome shotgun sequence encodes:
- the LOC109866702 gene encoding sterile alpha motif domain-containing protein 12-like: protein MSLPKRVSLWTMEDVFDWVKEKHPYQKSVLQLAIVKHDISGPPLLMMGEHQLERMGVKGEHLQDILLDILRLRVQEKLENINIFSGEGFYSLLLKR from the exons ATGAGCCTCCCTAAAAGGGTCTCCCTCTGGACCATGGAGGACGTGTTTGACTGGGTCAAGGAGAAGCACCCCTACCAAAAGAGTGTCCTCCAACTGGCCATTGTGAAGCATGACATATCCG GCCCACCACTGCTGATGATGGGTGAGCACCAGTTGGAGAGGATGGGGGTGAAGGGGGAGCATCTTCAGGACATCCTACTGGACATTCTTCGCCTCAGGGTCCAGGAGAAACTGGAGAACATCAACATCTTCTCTGGTGAGGGATTCTACAGTCTCCTCTTAAAGAGATAG